A part of Sander vitreus isolate 19-12246 chromosome 8, sanVit1, whole genome shotgun sequence genomic DNA contains:
- the hdac10 gene encoding polyamine deacetylase HDAC10 isoform X1, whose protein sequence is MKMGTALLYDEEMTKYKLLWVDPVCKIEVPERLTVSHEALIKTGLADRCVSVPVREATDADILLVHSEEYLEAVKKTPYMTLEDLQEFTLQYGDVYFHPNIYHCAKLAAGAALQLVDSVMTGKVRNGMALVRPPGHHSMRSAASGFCVFNNVAIAAQYAKQQYGVKRVLIVDWDVHHGQGVQYCFEDDPSVLYFSWHRYEHQKFWPQLRESDYNSVGKEKGSGFNINVPWNKVGMKNSDYLSVFCHILLPVAYEFSPDLVLVCAGFDSAIGDPEGEMCASPDIFAHLTHLLMNLAGGKLCAVLEGGYNLTSLPQSVCQTVQTLLGDPGPRPANLDGPCESALESLHCVRAAHRQYWSCLKHAAELPTSDVTTKRIKLAAEEEDKLKKVEEEKSAEEEVWPEPPKRVAPAVRTALVLPDDVACPDGCKRFSSSEHPVIVNKLRENFLKDADDSDALTTLSSLIALVEKMERNEICNGLALVPDVSMAMMCVVQHAATALRNRVLVVCVGDAGVSSHGTEDGTTLVVQFSNREPEEQKCKYHISVCLKKGCSDVSGFTQAVLGLLLPLGYEYDPSLVLLARMPDSGLCDSVWQQLTGLLQGIAQGHTLVLMQEGETSCVGPTASSLFGDAAPSLGKLHSPLPEDVEALERLRHRLQVDWKLLQTTAPESGGGDEH, encoded by the exons CCCTGTATGTAAGATTGAGGTACCCGAGCGTCTGACAGTGAGTCATGAAGCTTTGATAAAGACCGGTCTTGCTGATCGTTGTGTCTCCGTACCAGTCCGCGAGGCGACGGACGCAGACATCCTGCTGGTTCACAG TGAGGAGTACTTGGAGGCGGTGAAGAAGACCCCGTATATGACTCTGGAGGACCTGCAAGAGTTCACCCTGCAGTATGGTGACGTCTACTTCCACCCA AACATCTATCACTGTGCCAAGCTGGCTGCAGGTGCCGCACTGCAACTTGTGGACAGTGTTATGACGGGGAAGGTGAGGAACGGCATGGCTCTGGTCAG ACCACCAGGACACCACAGTATGCGCAGTGCTGCCAGTGGATTCTGTGTGTTCAACAATGTGGCCATAGCAGCTCAATATGCCAAGCAACAATATGGGGTTAAAAG GGTGTTGATAGTTGACTGGGATGTACATCATGGTCAAGGGGTGCAGTACTGTTTTGAAGATGATCCAAG CGTGCTCTACTTCTCATGGCACCGCTACGAGCATCAGAAATTCTGGCCTCAACTTAGAGAATCAGACTACAACAGTGTTGGCAAAGAGAAAGGGTCAGGATTCAATATAAATGTCCCATGGAACAAA GTCGGAATGAAGAACAGTGACTATCTTTCAGTCTTCTGTCACATCCTTCTGCCAGTCGCATACGAG TTTAGCCCAGACTTGGTCCTGGTGTGTGCAGGCTTTGACTCAGCCATCGGTGACCCAGAG GGTGAAATGTGTGCCAGCCCGGACATCTTTGCCCACCTTACTCACCTCCTGATGAACCTCGCAGGAGGGAAACTGTGTGCTGTGCTGGAG GGAGGATACAACTTGACTTCCCTCCCCCAGTCTGTGTGTCAAACAGTTCAAACTTTGCTTGGAGATCCTGGGCCTCGACCTGCAAATCTCGATGGTCCCTGTGAAAG TGCACTTGAGTCCCTTCACTGTGTCCGAGCAGCTCATAGGCAGTACTGGTCCTGCCTCAAACATGCAG CTGAGCTGCCCACCTCTGATGTCACCACGAAGCGCATTAAATtagcagcagaagaagaagataagCTGAAGAAGGTAGAAGAGGAGAAAAGTGCAGAGGAAGAGGTGTGGCCAGAGCCTCCGAAACGTGTCGCTCCTGCTGTCCGCACTGCTTTAGTTCTCCCTGATGACGTGGCTTGCCCGGACGGATGTAAACGCTTCAGCTCATCAGAGCACCCGGTTATAGTCAACAAACTGAG GGAGAATTTCCTCAAAGATGCAGATGACAGCGATGCTCTCACAACCCTCTCCAGTCTTATTGCCCTTGTAGAGAAAATGGAGAGGAATGAG ATCTGCAATGGCTTGGCGCTGGTCCCTGACGTCTCCATGGCGATGATGTGTGTTGTCCAGCATGCTGCAACTGCTCTCCGCAACAG GGTTTTGGTCGTGTGTGTTGGAGACGCGGGGGTCTCGAGTCACGGCACAGAGGATGG GACAACGCTTGTGGTGCAGTTCAGCAACAGGGAGCCAGAGGAACAGAAATGCAAATATCACATTTCTGTGTGTCTGAAGAAG GGATGCAGTGACGTGTCAGGGTTTACACAGGCTGTGTTGGGCCTCCTTCTGCCTCTTGGATATGAGTATGACCCCAGTCTGGTTCTGTTGGCTCGGATGCCAGATAGCGGGCTGTGCGACAGTGTGTGGCAACAACTAACAGGCCTGCTGCAGGGCATCGCACAAGGACACACACTGGTACTCATGCAG GAAGGTGAGACGTCTTGTGTCGGCCCCACGGCCTCCTCTCTCTTCGGGGACGCTGCCCCCTCTCTAGGGAAGCTTCATTCTCCTCTACCAGAGGACGTGGAGGCACTGGAGAGACTGAGACACAGACTGCAGGTGGACTGGAAGCTACTGCAGACTACAG CACCAGAGAGTGGAGGAGGTGATGAGCACTGA
- the hdac10 gene encoding polyamine deacetylase HDAC10 isoform X2: MKMGTALLYDEEMTKYKLLWVDPVCKIEVPERLTVSHEALIKTGLADRCVSVPVREATDADILLVHSEEYLEAVKKTPYMTLEDLQEFTLQYGDVYFHPNIYHCAKLAAGAALQLVDSVMTGKVRNGMALVRPPGHHSMRSAASGFCVFNNVAIAAQYAKQQYGVKRVLIVDWDVHHGQGVQYCFEDDPSVLYFSWHRYEHQKFWPQLRESDYNSVGKEKGSGFNINVPWNKVGMKNSDYLSVFCHILLPVAYEGEMCASPDIFAHLTHLLMNLAGGKLCAVLEGGYNLTSLPQSVCQTVQTLLGDPGPRPANLDGPCESALESLHCVRAAHRQYWSCLKHAAELPTSDVTTKRIKLAAEEEDKLKKVEEEKSAEEEVWPEPPKRVAPAVRTALVLPDDVACPDGCKRFSSSEHPVIVNKLRENFLKDADDSDALTTLSSLIALVEKMERNEICNGLALVPDVSMAMMCVVQHAATALRNRVLVVCVGDAGVSSHGTEDGTTLVVQFSNREPEEQKCKYHISVCLKKGCSDVSGFTQAVLGLLLPLGYEYDPSLVLLARMPDSGLCDSVWQQLTGLLQGIAQGHTLVLMQEGETSCVGPTASSLFGDAAPSLGKLHSPLPEDVEALERLRHRLQVDWKLLQTTAPESGGGDEH, translated from the exons CCCTGTATGTAAGATTGAGGTACCCGAGCGTCTGACAGTGAGTCATGAAGCTTTGATAAAGACCGGTCTTGCTGATCGTTGTGTCTCCGTACCAGTCCGCGAGGCGACGGACGCAGACATCCTGCTGGTTCACAG TGAGGAGTACTTGGAGGCGGTGAAGAAGACCCCGTATATGACTCTGGAGGACCTGCAAGAGTTCACCCTGCAGTATGGTGACGTCTACTTCCACCCA AACATCTATCACTGTGCCAAGCTGGCTGCAGGTGCCGCACTGCAACTTGTGGACAGTGTTATGACGGGGAAGGTGAGGAACGGCATGGCTCTGGTCAG ACCACCAGGACACCACAGTATGCGCAGTGCTGCCAGTGGATTCTGTGTGTTCAACAATGTGGCCATAGCAGCTCAATATGCCAAGCAACAATATGGGGTTAAAAG GGTGTTGATAGTTGACTGGGATGTACATCATGGTCAAGGGGTGCAGTACTGTTTTGAAGATGATCCAAG CGTGCTCTACTTCTCATGGCACCGCTACGAGCATCAGAAATTCTGGCCTCAACTTAGAGAATCAGACTACAACAGTGTTGGCAAAGAGAAAGGGTCAGGATTCAATATAAATGTCCCATGGAACAAA GTCGGAATGAAGAACAGTGACTATCTTTCAGTCTTCTGTCACATCCTTCTGCCAGTCGCATACGAG GGTGAAATGTGTGCCAGCCCGGACATCTTTGCCCACCTTACTCACCTCCTGATGAACCTCGCAGGAGGGAAACTGTGTGCTGTGCTGGAG GGAGGATACAACTTGACTTCCCTCCCCCAGTCTGTGTGTCAAACAGTTCAAACTTTGCTTGGAGATCCTGGGCCTCGACCTGCAAATCTCGATGGTCCCTGTGAAAG TGCACTTGAGTCCCTTCACTGTGTCCGAGCAGCTCATAGGCAGTACTGGTCCTGCCTCAAACATGCAG CTGAGCTGCCCACCTCTGATGTCACCACGAAGCGCATTAAATtagcagcagaagaagaagataagCTGAAGAAGGTAGAAGAGGAGAAAAGTGCAGAGGAAGAGGTGTGGCCAGAGCCTCCGAAACGTGTCGCTCCTGCTGTCCGCACTGCTTTAGTTCTCCCTGATGACGTGGCTTGCCCGGACGGATGTAAACGCTTCAGCTCATCAGAGCACCCGGTTATAGTCAACAAACTGAG GGAGAATTTCCTCAAAGATGCAGATGACAGCGATGCTCTCACAACCCTCTCCAGTCTTATTGCCCTTGTAGAGAAAATGGAGAGGAATGAG ATCTGCAATGGCTTGGCGCTGGTCCCTGACGTCTCCATGGCGATGATGTGTGTTGTCCAGCATGCTGCAACTGCTCTCCGCAACAG GGTTTTGGTCGTGTGTGTTGGAGACGCGGGGGTCTCGAGTCACGGCACAGAGGATGG GACAACGCTTGTGGTGCAGTTCAGCAACAGGGAGCCAGAGGAACAGAAATGCAAATATCACATTTCTGTGTGTCTGAAGAAG GGATGCAGTGACGTGTCAGGGTTTACACAGGCTGTGTTGGGCCTCCTTCTGCCTCTTGGATATGAGTATGACCCCAGTCTGGTTCTGTTGGCTCGGATGCCAGATAGCGGGCTGTGCGACAGTGTGTGGCAACAACTAACAGGCCTGCTGCAGGGCATCGCACAAGGACACACACTGGTACTCATGCAG GAAGGTGAGACGTCTTGTGTCGGCCCCACGGCCTCCTCTCTCTTCGGGGACGCTGCCCCCTCTCTAGGGAAGCTTCATTCTCCTCTACCAGAGGACGTGGAGGCACTGGAGAGACTGAGACACAGACTGCAGGTGGACTGGAAGCTACTGCAGACTACAG CACCAGAGAGTGGAGGAGGTGATGAGCACTGA
- the hdac10 gene encoding polyamine deacetylase HDAC10 isoform X3 encodes MTLEDLQEFTLQYGDVYFHPNIYHCAKLAAGAALQLVDSVMTGKVRNGMALVRPPGHHSMRSAASGFCVFNNVAIAAQYAKQQYGVKRVLIVDWDVHHGQGVQYCFEDDPSVLYFSWHRYEHQKFWPQLRESDYNSVGKEKGSGFNINVPWNKVGMKNSDYLSVFCHILLPVAYEFSPDLVLVCAGFDSAIGDPEGEMCASPDIFAHLTHLLMNLAGGKLCAVLEGGYNLTSLPQSVCQTVQTLLGDPGPRPANLDGPCESALESLHCVRAAHRQYWSCLKHAAELPTSDVTTKRIKLAAEEEDKLKKVEEEKSAEEEVWPEPPKRVAPAVRTALVLPDDVACPDGCKRFSSSEHPVIVNKLRENFLKDADDSDALTTLSSLIALVEKMERNEICNGLALVPDVSMAMMCVVQHAATALRNRVLVVCVGDAGVSSHGTEDGTTLVVQFSNREPEEQKCKYHISVCLKKGCSDVSGFTQAVLGLLLPLGYEYDPSLVLLARMPDSGLCDSVWQQLTGLLQGIAQGHTLVLMQEGETSCVGPTASSLFGDAAPSLGKLHSPLPEDVEALERLRHRLQVDWKLLQTTAPESGGGDEH; translated from the exons ATGACTCTGGAGGACCTGCAAGAGTTCACCCTGCAGTATGGTGACGTCTACTTCCACCCA AACATCTATCACTGTGCCAAGCTGGCTGCAGGTGCCGCACTGCAACTTGTGGACAGTGTTATGACGGGGAAGGTGAGGAACGGCATGGCTCTGGTCAG ACCACCAGGACACCACAGTATGCGCAGTGCTGCCAGTGGATTCTGTGTGTTCAACAATGTGGCCATAGCAGCTCAATATGCCAAGCAACAATATGGGGTTAAAAG GGTGTTGATAGTTGACTGGGATGTACATCATGGTCAAGGGGTGCAGTACTGTTTTGAAGATGATCCAAG CGTGCTCTACTTCTCATGGCACCGCTACGAGCATCAGAAATTCTGGCCTCAACTTAGAGAATCAGACTACAACAGTGTTGGCAAAGAGAAAGGGTCAGGATTCAATATAAATGTCCCATGGAACAAA GTCGGAATGAAGAACAGTGACTATCTTTCAGTCTTCTGTCACATCCTTCTGCCAGTCGCATACGAG TTTAGCCCAGACTTGGTCCTGGTGTGTGCAGGCTTTGACTCAGCCATCGGTGACCCAGAG GGTGAAATGTGTGCCAGCCCGGACATCTTTGCCCACCTTACTCACCTCCTGATGAACCTCGCAGGAGGGAAACTGTGTGCTGTGCTGGAG GGAGGATACAACTTGACTTCCCTCCCCCAGTCTGTGTGTCAAACAGTTCAAACTTTGCTTGGAGATCCTGGGCCTCGACCTGCAAATCTCGATGGTCCCTGTGAAAG TGCACTTGAGTCCCTTCACTGTGTCCGAGCAGCTCATAGGCAGTACTGGTCCTGCCTCAAACATGCAG CTGAGCTGCCCACCTCTGATGTCACCACGAAGCGCATTAAATtagcagcagaagaagaagataagCTGAAGAAGGTAGAAGAGGAGAAAAGTGCAGAGGAAGAGGTGTGGCCAGAGCCTCCGAAACGTGTCGCTCCTGCTGTCCGCACTGCTTTAGTTCTCCCTGATGACGTGGCTTGCCCGGACGGATGTAAACGCTTCAGCTCATCAGAGCACCCGGTTATAGTCAACAAACTGAG GGAGAATTTCCTCAAAGATGCAGATGACAGCGATGCTCTCACAACCCTCTCCAGTCTTATTGCCCTTGTAGAGAAAATGGAGAGGAATGAG ATCTGCAATGGCTTGGCGCTGGTCCCTGACGTCTCCATGGCGATGATGTGTGTTGTCCAGCATGCTGCAACTGCTCTCCGCAACAG GGTTTTGGTCGTGTGTGTTGGAGACGCGGGGGTCTCGAGTCACGGCACAGAGGATGG GACAACGCTTGTGGTGCAGTTCAGCAACAGGGAGCCAGAGGAACAGAAATGCAAATATCACATTTCTGTGTGTCTGAAGAAG GGATGCAGTGACGTGTCAGGGTTTACACAGGCTGTGTTGGGCCTCCTTCTGCCTCTTGGATATGAGTATGACCCCAGTCTGGTTCTGTTGGCTCGGATGCCAGATAGCGGGCTGTGCGACAGTGTGTGGCAACAACTAACAGGCCTGCTGCAGGGCATCGCACAAGGACACACACTGGTACTCATGCAG GAAGGTGAGACGTCTTGTGTCGGCCCCACGGCCTCCTCTCTCTTCGGGGACGCTGCCCCCTCTCTAGGGAAGCTTCATTCTCCTCTACCAGAGGACGTGGAGGCACTGGAGAGACTGAGACACAGACTGCAGGTGGACTGGAAGCTACTGCAGACTACAG CACCAGAGAGTGGAGGAGGTGATGAGCACTGA